One genomic segment of Halalkalicoccus jeotgali B3 includes these proteins:
- a CDS encoding mandelate racemase/muconate lactonizing enzyme family protein, with protein MRIHTDEGITGIGETYLDDPSGDSARSAAAGMQALGNHLVGRDPRNVTQLWNELYVHVKRGVKGYRALSALDEALWDIVGKDAGKPLYQLFGGKAGELQAYATFPLPKETDELIEDATWLSEKGFSHMKIVGGYGVEKDRERIRAIADNIPDDFGLAIDANTTYKFSDALAVAETASEYGLEWFEEPIAHTDLNGQANLNQQVSVPISGFQTHHTQYSAIDHLSIDALEIYQPAFDLVGGITAANRVATLVEAYNKEFLPHAYGPMVNYAASLHVSVASPVCSLIEFAVYSDDVDDPGEYLTSPYVANQEDVYVQDGGTIEPPEKPGIGIELDEDVIEEYRIN; from the coding sequence GTGAGGATACATACGGACGAAGGGATTACTGGGATCGGTGAAACCTATCTCGACGATCCGTCGGGTGATAGCGCTCGGTCGGCTGCAGCAGGAATGCAGGCGCTTGGCAATCACTTAGTCGGGCGGGACCCTCGGAACGTAACCCAGCTCTGGAACGAGCTCTACGTCCACGTCAAACGAGGCGTGAAAGGGTATCGCGCCCTCAGTGCCCTCGACGAAGCGCTCTGGGATATCGTCGGAAAAGACGCTGGAAAACCGCTCTATCAGTTGTTTGGAGGGAAAGCCGGTGAGCTACAGGCGTATGCAACGTTTCCCCTTCCTAAGGAGACGGACGAGTTAATCGAGGATGCGACGTGGCTCTCCGAGAAGGGTTTCTCTCATATGAAAATCGTCGGTGGGTATGGGGTGGAGAAAGACCGCGAGCGGATACGGGCGATTGCAGACAACATTCCAGACGATTTCGGACTCGCGATCGATGCGAACACGACCTACAAGTTCTCAGACGCACTTGCCGTCGCAGAGACCGCAAGCGAGTACGGGCTCGAATGGTTCGAGGAGCCGATCGCACACACGGATCTCAACGGTCAAGCGAACCTCAACCAGCAGGTTTCGGTGCCGATATCCGGGTTTCAGACGCATCACACACAGTACTCGGCGATCGACCACCTCTCGATCGATGCCCTCGAGATCTATCAGCCCGCGTTCGACCTCGTTGGAGGGATCACGGCAGCTAATCGGGTTGCGACGCTTGTCGAGGCGTACAACAAGGAGTTCCTTCCCCATGCGTATGGGCCAATGGTCAACTATGCAGCAAGTCTCCATGTCTCCGTGGCGAGCCCGGTCTGTTCGTTGATCGAGTTCGCCGTGTACTCGGATGACGTTGATGACCCCGGGGAGTATCTCACCAGTCCCTACGTCGCAAATCAAGAGGACGTCTACGTCCAGGACGGTGGAACGATCGAGCCGCCCGAAAAACCGGGAATCGGTATCGAACTCGACGAGGACGTAATCGAAGAGTATCGAATCAACTGA
- a CDS encoding MBL fold metallo-hydrolase — MTVRLSHDTIWINESHSVGAHSEHVSVYLIDLGGEYILIDSGSFHHRDSIKTAIDRETDGEGIDALILSHSDYPHSGNVDEFRNEWDDVELVASSGSPAVQGLPTDARKCSIGGELEVLGRKFSFIDPPLADRSHTTWIYDHESGILFAADGMGSTHTAADRNKTAAELEGGISYDHIYEFHHDTLVWLRYVDPSKLRGAIEDILEEYHPTYIAPIHGHPIPANALDEYMEKLIKAADQIATEYEVPGQT; from the coding sequence ATGACTGTCAGACTTTCACACGATACGATCTGGATCAATGAATCGCACTCGGTCGGAGCGCATTCCGAGCACGTCTCTGTCTATCTGATCGACCTTGGTGGTGAATACATCCTCATCGACTCCGGTTCGTTCCACCATCGCGACTCGATCAAAACCGCGATTGACAGGGAGACCGATGGCGAGGGTATCGATGCCCTCATTCTATCGCACTCCGATTACCCCCATTCTGGAAACGTCGACGAGTTCCGTAACGAGTGGGACGACGTCGAACTCGTTGCCTCCTCCGGGTCCCCTGCGGTACAAGGACTACCCACTGACGCTCGGAAGTGCAGTATCGGTGGCGAGCTCGAGGTTCTTGGACGCAAATTCAGCTTCATTGACCCGCCGCTAGCCGATCGATCACATACGACGTGGATCTACGATCACGAATCGGGTATCCTCTTTGCAGCCGACGGAATGGGGAGTACCCATACAGCTGCCGACCGGAACAAGACCGCAGCGGAACTCGAGGGAGGAATCTCGTACGACCATATCTATGAGTTCCATCACGATACGTTGGTCTGGCTCCGATATGTCGACCCGAGCAAGCTCCGTGGTGCTATTGAAGACATCCTCGAGGAGTACCACCCGACGTACATCGCTCCGATCCACGGCCATCCAATTCCAGCGAATGCCCTCGATGAGTACATGGAGAAACTCATCAAGGCAGCTGATCAGATCGCCACTGAATACGAGGTCCCGGGCCAGACCTGA
- a CDS encoding MBL fold metallo-hydrolase, with product MPREVRDSLYWIQECGADRSNFVEETSDPNPVWYNEDEELHIGQCAYLFTDDQTLLFDTLSPASSDRIIAVLDELLAGDDLDYLAVSHPDVPHAGNTARILREYPEATLVAPKYGTGHELYHLDDAMHVGEGDTIDLGTNTVAFHEATFLDAALHMWMTETTTNTLFPVDWFGYPHTNSECGLFADEFDHAITPDRLMHFHGRVLFWYQYVDVEKVNAEIDQLIESYDPDLLAPAHGNVVRENVSDHMRLMKQVVQDINQDGRVGALG from the coding sequence ATGCCAAGAGAGGTCAGAGACAGCCTTTACTGGATTCAAGAGTGTGGTGCAGACCGAAGTAACTTCGTCGAGGAGACTTCTGATCCGAACCCAGTCTGGTATAACGAAGACGAAGAATTGCATATCGGACAGTGTGCATACCTATTCACGGATGACCAAACACTGTTATTCGATACCCTGTCACCAGCGAGCTCCGATAGAATCATCGCCGTTCTCGATGAGTTGCTTGCCGGTGACGATCTGGATTACTTAGCCGTCTCACATCCCGACGTCCCCCATGCAGGAAACACTGCACGGATCTTGCGGGAGTACCCTGAGGCGACGCTTGTTGCCCCGAAATACGGTACTGGTCACGAACTGTATCACCTCGATGATGCAATGCACGTAGGGGAAGGGGATACGATCGATCTCGGCACCAATACCGTCGCGTTTCACGAAGCCACGTTCCTTGATGCAGCACTGCACATGTGGATGACGGAGACCACTACGAACACCTTGTTCCCAGTCGATTGGTTCGGATATCCACACACGAACAGTGAATGTGGCCTCTTTGCCGATGAATTCGATCATGCGATCACACCGGATCGGCTTATGCACTTTCACGGGCGGGTTCTGTTCTGGTATCAGTACGTCGATGTCGAGAAGGTAAATGCGGAGATCGACCAGCTTATTGAGTCGTATGATCCTGATCTGCTCGCTCCTGCCCATGGGAACGTCGTCCGGGAGAACGTTTCGGATCATATGCGTTTGATGAAGCAGGTCGTCCAAGACATCAACCAGGACGGCCGTGTGGGGGCGCTCGGGTGA
- a CDS encoding tripartite tricarboxylate transporter permease, producing the protein MVIDQLAQGALNIFTPLNLMIFSIALLVGMMSGAIPGLNGTMTVVLLIPLTYSMDPISAIMMLSVIYVGSVYAGSISAIMFRVPGAPEAIMTTLDGYPMNQQGRLEEAISTAVFCSAVGGIVGAIILIFFSPSLAEWSRTLSDPEYFSVVVLGLALVSTIGAGNITKSVIMMSIGVFIATIGLDPLAGQARFTFGNRLLLNGVELIPVILGLFAIAEVLKQIQSGGQMIGDDDSESSLTGSFLPPLHYFKRFRRILAFNSITGTLIGILPGAGATTGALFGYTFGQRIVPEEIRERFGTGVAEGVAAPETANNAAASGAFVPLFALGIPGSGTTAVILAAFVLHGLTPGPSFIADNSSLVYTVFAALLIANIAILVANKFVVSLFSKVRGFPQSLLFALIILFSVVGAFSTRNIVFDLWIMLLFGIVGYYFEKYNYPVAPLIIGLVLGPIAEPGLRRGLIKAGGDFAVFVQRPLSAALLLIALLLFSIPLLQETNWGQKYLTLGGAN; encoded by the coding sequence ATGGTAATTGATCAGTTAGCCCAGGGGGCTTTGAATATCTTCACTCCTCTGAATTTAATGATATTTTCTATTGCCCTTCTAGTTGGGATGATGAGTGGAGCAATACCTGGGCTAAACGGAACGATGACTGTCGTGTTGCTCATTCCGCTAACGTACAGTATGGATCCTATTTCAGCGATCATGATGTTATCTGTGATTTACGTTGGATCGGTCTATGCCGGGTCTATTAGCGCTATTATGTTCCGGGTTCCTGGCGCACCAGAAGCCATCATGACCACATTAGATGGCTATCCAATGAATCAACAAGGGCGCTTGGAAGAAGCGATTAGTACCGCGGTTTTCTGTTCCGCTGTTGGTGGGATTGTCGGAGCAATCATTCTTATTTTCTTCTCACCGTCGTTGGCTGAATGGTCCCGAACCCTCTCAGACCCGGAATATTTCAGCGTTGTCGTCCTCGGACTCGCATTGGTTTCTACAATTGGTGCGGGCAACATCACGAAATCAGTCATCATGATGTCGATCGGGGTGTTCATTGCCACTATCGGGCTCGATCCGCTTGCTGGACAAGCTCGTTTCACCTTCGGAAACCGACTTCTACTGAACGGTGTCGAGCTCATCCCTGTTATTTTGGGCCTCTTCGCTATCGCGGAGGTACTGAAACAGATCCAGTCTGGCGGTCAAATGATCGGAGATGATGACTCTGAATCCTCCTTAACAGGCTCATTCCTTCCCCCACTACACTATTTCAAACGGTTCCGACGGATCCTTGCGTTCAATTCTATCACTGGGACGCTAATCGGTATCCTACCGGGTGCTGGTGCTACCACTGGCGCACTATTCGGCTATACGTTCGGGCAGCGGATCGTCCCTGAAGAGATCCGTGAACGGTTCGGGACCGGTGTTGCTGAAGGTGTGGCCGCCCCAGAAACAGCAAACAATGCCGCGGCGAGCGGTGCCTTCGTTCCCCTTTTCGCACTCGGAATTCCGGGAAGCGGGACGACCGCTGTCATCTTGGCCGCCTTCGTTTTGCATGGGCTAACGCCTGGTCCGTCGTTTATCGCCGACAACTCCTCACTGGTCTACACTGTCTTCGCTGCGTTACTCATAGCAAATATCGCGATTCTAGTGGCTAATAAATTCGTTGTCTCCCTGTTTTCCAAAGTCAGGGGCTTTCCCCAATCCCTACTGTTCGCGTTGATTATTCTCTTTTCTGTCGTTGGAGCCTTTTCCACACGGAATATCGTCTTTGACCTCTGGATTATGCTTCTCTTCGGTATTGTGGGGTATTACTTCGAGAAATACAACTATCCTGTTGCACCACTGATTATCGGTCTCGTTCTCGGTCCGATCGCAGAACCCGGCTTGCGACGAGGGCTGATCAAAGCAGGTGGTGATTTCGCTGTCTTCGTTCAACGCCCACTCTCTGCTGCACTCCTCCTGATAGCGCTTCTTCTCTTCAGCATCCCGTTACTCCAGGAGACGAACTGGGGGCAAAAATATCTCACTTTAGGAGGTGCTAATTAA
- a CDS encoding dihydrodipicolinate synthase family protein, whose translation MTSLDSSFTGVLCPIVTPLDDGEVDEESLASLTQFILEGGVDGFFPCGTTGEFASLAPEQRSQVIDTVAETAGDASVIAGAAGTSVPETLERIAEAEAAGADAAAIVGPYFHTQNAAGGTQQYFEAVADESALPLYLYNIPMYVGDGIDAETVGALAEHDSIRGMKDTSGDLSYFLSVDRQTNEEFVLMQGFDTLLVPALRMGSNGGVHALGNVIPEVFAELLETADSERGADLQREAIAPLFELCAEYGFAPATKAALVHRDVIPTDEVKPPLVSLDEDTHEEIGEAVDRALSI comes from the coding sequence ATGACATCTCTTGACAGTTCGTTCACCGGCGTCCTCTGTCCCATTGTTACCCCCCTCGACGACGGGGAAGTCGACGAGGAATCGCTCGCTTCGCTCACCCAGTTCATCCTCGAGGGCGGTGTCGACGGCTTCTTTCCCTGTGGCACCACCGGTGAGTTCGCCAGCCTCGCGCCCGAACAGCGCAGCCAGGTCATTGACACTGTCGCCGAGACCGCCGGCGACGCGTCCGTCATCGCCGGCGCGGCCGGCACGAGCGTCCCCGAAACCCTCGAACGCATCGCGGAAGCCGAGGCCGCCGGCGCCGACGCCGCCGCGATCGTCGGGCCCTACTTCCACACCCAAAACGCCGCCGGAGGCACCCAGCAGTACTTCGAGGCGGTCGCCGACGAGAGCGCCCTGCCGCTCTATCTCTATAACATCCCGATGTACGTCGGTGACGGTATCGACGCCGAAACCGTCGGCGCGCTCGCCGAACACGACTCGATCCGGGGGATGAAAGACACCAGCGGCGACCTCTCGTATTTCCTCTCGGTTGATCGTCAGACCAACGAGGAGTTCGTGTTGATGCAGGGCTTCGACACGCTGTTGGTGCCTGCACTACGGATGGGCTCGAACGGTGGAGTCCACGCGCTCGGGAACGTCATTCCCGAGGTCTTCGCCGAACTGCTCGAGACCGCGGACTCCGAGCGCGGGGCCGACCTCCAGCGCGAGGCGATCGCGCCGCTCTTTGAACTCTGCGCAGAGTACGGCTTCGCCCCGGCGACGAAGGCCGCGTTGGTCCATCGAGACGTGATTCCCACAGACGAAGTCAAGCCGCCGCTGGTCTCGCTCGACGAGGACACCCACGAGGAGATCGGCGAAGCCGTCGACCGGGCACTCTCGATTTAA
- a CDS encoding tripartite tricarboxylate transporter TctB family protein, producing MAQQTDAQAVSKEESNTHNSGIDALISIAISLGAILFLINSGQYAGVRTATSDPGAAFWPRVVLVVILLSSLVNLVHILSRDDVVGFSSISSPLVAGFNSVSSPSRYSTESTKYAASIFLLIGYIALLSYFGFLITTAVFLSLLVWILGYRPVWKVAVFGSAVSLLVFILFRNFMNIALPYGVGIFRELGVIVGGLI from the coding sequence ATGGCCCAACAAACAGATGCCCAGGCTGTAAGCAAAGAGGAGTCCAACACTCACAACAGTGGTATTGATGCACTTATTTCGATAGCGATCAGTCTTGGTGCGATCCTATTTTTGATTAATTCTGGCCAGTACGCTGGTGTCCGGACAGCAACAAGTGATCCGGGTGCTGCCTTCTGGCCTCGGGTCGTTCTTGTCGTCATCCTTCTCTCAAGCTTGGTCAATCTAGTACATATCCTCTCGAGAGACGATGTCGTTGGGTTCTCTTCGATCAGTAGCCCTCTCGTTGCGGGATTCAACAGCGTGAGTTCTCCATCCAGGTATTCAACTGAGAGCACAAAATATGCGGCTAGTATCTTTCTCCTGATTGGATATATCGCCCTTCTTTCTTACTTCGGATTCCTCATCACCACCGCCGTCTTCCTCTCGTTACTGGTGTGGATCCTTGGCTACCGACCCGTGTGGAAAGTAGCAGTGTTTGGGAGTGCTGTCTCCCTGTTGGTGTTTATCCTCTTTAGGAACTTCATGAACATCGCACTCCCGTATGGGGTAGGTATCTTTAGAGAGCTAGGTGTAATTGTTGGTGGGCTAATATGA
- a CDS encoding universal stress protein produces MVVVAAVDRSDHAKQVVKQGETLAKQFDDELHILHIISRSEFRNLQRENIDRNDEAIDMESIREFAAKQAEKAAEDIEGPYETVGRVGDASSDVVSYAKKHAARYIVIGGRKRSPAGKAVFGSTAQSILLNSESPVISIIKDES; encoded by the coding sequence ATGGTAGTCGTAGCCGCAGTCGATCGCTCGGACCATGCGAAACAGGTCGTAAAACAGGGAGAAACGTTAGCAAAACAGTTCGATGACGAGCTACACATACTGCATATCATCTCGCGCTCCGAGTTCAGGAATCTACAGAGAGAAAACATCGACCGGAACGACGAAGCGATTGATATGGAATCGATACGTGAGTTCGCTGCGAAACAGGCTGAAAAAGCCGCCGAAGACATCGAAGGGCCGTATGAAACCGTTGGTCGTGTAGGAGATGCCAGTTCGGATGTCGTTTCGTATGCGAAGAAGCATGCCGCACGCTACATCGTCATCGGTGGGAGAAAACGATCCCCCGCAGGGAAAGCTGTCTTTGGAAGTACAGCACAATCGATCCTTCTCAATTCGGAGAGCCCGGTTATCTCGATCATCAAAGACGAATCGTAA
- a CDS encoding Bug family tripartite tricarboxylate transporter substrate binding protein yields MVENGSTRRKFLTYGGLVGMGTLAGCAGGSNSGDSDEWTPDQNVRLIVPWGAGGGTDTAVRQVAQPAQELLSERDINVELNVENITGASGQNAATTVLNQPADGHTIFANTNVIAPSIAQGTDAFTLDDWAGIARMQYDTTWIFGSGRQGTGFGDIQELVDTAQSEAISFGISGGLDSAAFPVQFAQEAGFLNNLEIVAYDDAGRMENDVITGEIDCAYGELVELEGLVEEGEIELLYVGYDETVEGYEDVPNVEDTGWDAQFGTQRGLVVLNDTPQEAIDFWAELVQDVLETDAYQEFESANYLDIREGYLSGPEYMDSLQEMVTLFEETLSAYNP; encoded by the coding sequence ATGGTAGAGAATGGCAGTACTAGACGGAAGTTCCTAACGTATGGTGGCCTTGTTGGAATGGGTACACTGGCTGGCTGTGCTGGTGGAAGTAATAGTGGAGATTCAGACGAATGGACTCCGGATCAGAACGTTCGATTGATCGTTCCGTGGGGAGCTGGCGGTGGGACTGATACCGCTGTTCGTCAGGTGGCGCAACCGGCCCAAGAGTTACTCAGTGAAAGAGATATCAACGTTGAATTGAACGTAGAAAACATAACAGGAGCTAGTGGACAGAACGCTGCCACGACTGTTCTCAATCAACCTGCAGATGGGCACACAATCTTCGCCAACACGAACGTCATCGCACCATCGATTGCGCAGGGAACGGATGCGTTTACATTAGATGACTGGGCTGGCATCGCCCGAATGCAGTATGATACGACCTGGATCTTCGGGAGCGGTAGACAAGGGACTGGGTTTGGGGACATCCAAGAATTAGTCGATACCGCCCAATCGGAAGCAATTAGCTTCGGGATCTCTGGCGGGCTTGATAGTGCTGCATTCCCGGTACAATTCGCCCAAGAAGCAGGATTCCTCAATAATCTTGAGATTGTTGCCTATGATGACGCAGGACGGATGGAGAACGACGTTATCACCGGTGAGATCGACTGCGCGTACGGTGAATTGGTCGAGCTCGAGGGGCTCGTAGAAGAGGGCGAGATCGAACTTCTGTATGTGGGCTATGACGAAACTGTTGAAGGGTACGAAGACGTTCCGAACGTAGAGGACACCGGTTGGGACGCACAGTTCGGCACCCAGCGGGGCCTGGTTGTCTTGAACGATACACCACAGGAAGCTATCGATTTCTGGGCGGAGTTAGTACAGGACGTTCTAGAGACTGATGCGTATCAAGAATTCGAGTCAGCAAACTATCTCGACATTCGAGAGGGATATCTCTCTGGACCGGAGTACATGGATTCGCTACAGGAGATGGTCACTCTCTTTGAAGAAACTCTCTCGGCATATAATCCGTGA